The following coding sequences lie in one Flavobacteriales bacterium genomic window:
- a CDS encoding electron transfer flavoprotein subunit beta/FixA family protein, whose product MKILVCISKAPDTTSKIAFTDGNTKFDENGVQFIVNPYDEWYALVRGLELKEANGGNVTVLNVGGAENDPIIRKALAIGADDAVRIDAKTEDALFVAKQIANYATQNSFDIILFGKETIDFNGSQVAGMVAELMNAPYVSLASKLDMSGNNATIEREIEGGVEVIETSTPFVLSAAKGMAEARIPNMRGIMAARTKPLTVVAASDATNATKIKSFTLPPAKSACKYVDAANVEELVNLLHNEAKAI is encoded by the coding sequence ATGAAAATATTAGTATGTATTAGTAAAGCTCCTGATACCACATCGAAAATTGCATTTACTGATGGCAACACCAAATTCGACGAAAATGGTGTGCAATTTATTGTAAATCCTTACGACGAGTGGTATGCTTTGGTAAGAGGATTAGAATTGAAAGAAGCAAACGGTGGTAACGTTACCGTTTTAAATGTTGGTGGTGCAGAAAACGACCCAATTATTAGAAAAGCTTTAGCTATTGGAGCTGATGATGCTGTTAGAATTGATGCTAAAACTGAGGATGCTCTTTTTGTAGCAAAGCAAATAGCTAATTATGCTACTCAAAATAGTTTCGACATTATATTGTTCGGAAAAGAAACCATTGACTTTAATGGTTCTCAAGTTGCAGGAATGGTTGCAGAATTAATGAATGCTCCTTATGTTTCTCTTGCTTCTAAATTAGATATGAGCGGAAACAACGCTACCATTGAAAGAGAAATTGAAGGTGGTGTTGAAGTGATTGAAACTTCTACTCCATTTGTGTTAAGTGCTGCAAAAGGTATGGCAGAAGCTCGTATTCCAAACATGAGAGGAATTATGGCTGCAAGAACAAAACCATTAACGGTTGTTGCTGCATCTGATGCAACTAACGCTACAAAAATTAAATCGTTTACATTGCCTCCAGCAAAATCGGCTTGTAAATATGTTGATGCTGCAAATGTAGAAGAGTTGGTAAACTTACTACACAACGAAGCAAAAGCTATTTAA
- a CDS encoding electron transfer flavoprotein subunit alpha/FixB family protein, translating into MSVLIYADSNNGTLTKNALEAANYGAQLAKKIGSSATAVITGNVSDAALLGKYGVSKVLHANNGDLDNFDPQKLAQVIAEAAKAENATVIVFAHDYSGKAVAPRLAAKLDAGLVSGAIALPNTDAGFTVKKAVFSGKAFAEVEVLTSVKIISVLPNSIEKIENNTTPEIVNFAVELPTTRLKVKEIKKESTELSLTEADLVVSAGRGLKGPENWGMIEELATVLGAATACSRPVADIGWRPHHEHVGQTGLAIRPNLYFAIGISGAIQHLAGVNGSKVIVVINTDAEAPFFKAADYGIVGDAFDVVPKLVEAFKKFKAASN; encoded by the coding sequence ATGTCAGTTTTAATATACGCCGATTCAAACAACGGAACATTAACAAAAAATGCTTTAGAGGCTGCTAACTATGGTGCTCAATTAGCTAAAAAAATAGGTTCATCAGCTACTGCTGTGATAACTGGAAATGTATCTGATGCTGCTCTATTAGGCAAATATGGTGTAAGCAAAGTATTACACGCCAACAATGGTGATTTAGATAACTTTGACCCACAAAAATTAGCGCAAGTGATTGCCGAAGCTGCAAAAGCAGAAAACGCTACAGTAATAGTATTTGCCCACGATTATTCGGGTAAAGCTGTTGCTCCTCGCTTAGCTGCAAAATTAGATGCAGGTTTGGTAAGTGGTGCAATTGCATTGCCAAATACAGATGCAGGATTTACAGTTAAAAAAGCAGTATTTTCTGGTAAAGCATTTGCTGAAGTAGAAGTATTAACTTCAGTTAAAATTATTTCAGTGTTACCCAACTCTATTGAAAAAATTGAAAACAATACCACTCCAGAAATCGTAAATTTTGCAGTAGAATTACCAACAACTCGTTTAAAAGTAAAAGAAATTAAAAAAGAATCTACAGAGCTTTCATTAACCGAAGCTGATTTGGTAGTTTCTGCAGGTAGAGGATTAAAAGGTCCAGAAAACTGGGGTATGATTGAAGAATTAGCAACTGTTTTAGGTGCTGCAACTGCTTGTTCTCGTCCAGTTGCTGATATTGGTTGGAGACCTCACCACGAACACGTTGGTCAAACTGGTTTAGCTATTCGTCCAAACTTGTATTTTGCAATAGGTATTTCTGGTGCAATACAACATTTAGCAGGTGTTAACGGTAGTAAAGTTATTGTTGTAATTAATACCGATGCTGAAGCACCATTCTTTAAAGCTGCTGATTATGGTATTGTAGGTGATGCTTTTGATGTTGTTCCAAAACTAGTTGAAGCATTCAAGAAATTTAAAGCAGCCAGTAATTAA
- a CDS encoding bifunctional nuclease family protein produces MDKIAIEIIGLSYSQTQTGAYALVLGETKGEKRRLPIIIGGFEAQAIAIELESMTPTRPLTHDLFKSFSEVFDIQIKEVIIYDLREGIFYAKLISEKDGKEVEIETRTSDAIAIAVRFKCPIYTYEFILSSAGIILDDTANDKTDEIEKQIEEIEEELNEPKPATPKKSLADLSLDELNSKLQIAIDNENYEEASKIKAILDNRNKN; encoded by the coding sequence ATGGATAAAATAGCAATAGAAATTATTGGTCTTTCATACAGTCAAACTCAAACAGGAGCTTACGCTCTTGTTTTGGGTGAAACCAAAGGTGAAAAACGACGATTACCAATTATTATAGGTGGATTTGAAGCACAAGCAATTGCCATTGAGTTAGAATCCATGACTCCTACACGACCTTTAACACACGATTTATTCAAATCTTTTTCTGAAGTTTTTGATATTCAAATTAAAGAGGTGATTATTTACGATTTACGTGAAGGTATTTTCTATGCTAAATTAATTTCTGAAAAGGATGGTAAAGAAGTAGAAATAGAAACTCGAACTTCTGACGCCATTGCTATCGCAGTTCGTTTTAAATGCCCAATTTATACCTACGAATTTATTCTATCGAGCGCTGGAATTATTTTAGATGATACCGCCAACGATAAAACCGATGAAATAGAGAAACAAATTGAAGAAATTGAAGAAGAACTGAACGAACCAAAACCAGCCACTCCTAAAAAAAGTTTAGCTGATTTGTCGTTAGATGAACTGAATAGTAAACTTCAAATTGCTATTGATAACGAAAATTATGAAGAAGCATCTAAAATAAAAGCTATTTTAGACAATAGAAATAAAAACTAA
- a CDS encoding Na+ dependent nucleoside transporter: protein MAVLVAIAWLFSNNKRKVNWSLVGKGLAIQFIFAILVLKVPVVERGFEFVSKIFTKVIGFTQEGTMFLFKSFVSGEIEMPLVNFVIMVLPTVIFFSALTSLLYYWGILQKVVYVFAWVMKKAMKLSGAESLAAAGNIFLGQTEAPLLVKPYLSKMTNSELMCLMSGGMATIAGGVLAAYIGFLGGDDPVQQLFYAKHLLAASVMSAPAAVVAAKILVPETEKFDEKLEVSKEKIGTNALEAIANGTSDGIRLAVNVGGMLLVFIALMAMCNYILFKIGDWTALNEMIIASTNFDGLSFQFILGYIFAPIAWLMGVCAEDMVLVGQLLGEKTILNEFVAYVSLGEMKLAGKFAEEKSIIMATYILCGFANFASIGIQIGGIGALAPTKKGMLSKFGFRALIGGTIASLFTAVIVGMLL from the coding sequence ATGGCAGTATTGGTTGCTATTGCTTGGCTTTTTAGTAACAACAAACGTAAAGTTAATTGGTCACTTGTTGGAAAAGGATTAGCCATTCAATTTATTTTTGCCATTTTGGTGCTAAAAGTACCTGTGGTTGAACGTGGTTTTGAGTTTGTAAGTAAAATTTTCACTAAGGTTATTGGCTTTACACAAGAAGGGACTATGTTTCTTTTTAAATCGTTTGTTAGTGGCGAAATTGAAATGCCGTTGGTAAACTTTGTTATAATGGTATTACCCACCGTTATTTTCTTCTCTGCACTTACTAGCTTGCTTTACTATTGGGGAATTTTACAAAAAGTTGTATATGTTTTTGCATGGGTAATGAAAAAAGCCATGAAACTTTCTGGTGCCGAAAGTTTAGCTGCAGCAGGTAATATTTTTCTTGGTCAAACTGAAGCTCCATTATTGGTTAAACCTTACTTGAGTAAAATGACCAACTCAGAACTCATGTGTTTAATGAGTGGAGGAATGGCAACCATTGCTGGTGGTGTATTAGCCGCTTACATTGGTTTTTTAGGTGGCGATGACCCTGTTCAGCAATTGTTTTATGCAAAACATCTGTTAGCAGCATCTGTAATGTCGGCTCCAGCAGCTGTTGTTGCTGCAAAAATATTGGTACCAGAAACCGAAAAATTTGATGAAAAACTAGAAGTTTCAAAAGAAAAAATTGGAACCAATGCTTTAGAAGCTATTGCCAACGGAACTTCTGATGGAATTAGATTAGCAGTAAATGTTGGAGGTATGTTATTGGTATTTATTGCTTTAATGGCAATGTGTAATTACATATTGTTTAAAATTGGCGATTGGACTGCTTTAAACGAAATGATTATTGCAAGCACAAACTTTGACGGACTATCTTTTCAGTTTATTTTAGGTTATATTTTTGCTCCTATTGCATGGTTAATGGGAGTTTGTGCTGAAGACATGGTGTTGGTTGGTCAATTGCTTGGCGAAAAAACCATCCTTAACGAATTTGTAGCTTATGTTTCGTTAGGAGAAATGAAACTAGCAGGAAAATTTGCTGAAGAAAAATCAATTATAATGGCAACCTACATACTTTGTGGCTTTGCCAACTTTGCTTCTATTGGTATTCAAATTGGAGGTATCGGTGCACTTGCGCCAACTAAAAAAGGCATGCTTTCAAAATTTGGTTTTAGAGCATTGATTGGTGGTACTATAGCTTCTTTATTTACTGCCGTAATTGTTGGAATGCTATTGTAG
- a CDS encoding DUF559 domain-containing protein: MNNHLLDTKIEFLKGVGPSRAELLQQELGIYTFGQLLEYYPFRYIDKSKVYQIADINSDQAHIQLKGKITNIQTIGEKRAKRMVARLKDATGEIELVWFKGIKWLSSSIKINQEYIVFGKPTYFRNSYNITHPEMELVEQSLVANAISLQGVYYSSEKLTNKGLSAKGIHKIQQNLIAQIKGCIQETLPDELLNKLKLLPKEIALINAHAPENEQMLQRALFRLKFEELFFLQLRLLRQKVVKTQALKGHVFSDVGETFNTFYNNYLPFELTNAQKRVIKEIRKDIGSGKHMNRLLQGDVGSGKTVVALLTMLIAIDNGYQACLIAPTEILATQHYLGLSELLQDMNVTIELLTGSTKKAKRAEINTTLLDGSLNILVGTHALLEDHVQFNKLGYVVVDEQHRFGVAQRAKLWAKTSSPSNLPSADGEALKKVLYKYQTARPSIYSLLKANQQERKKQTTEAEQVLWLNLKTKQLGSKFRRQHIIDEFIVDFVSLEKNLVIEVDGKYHNSPEQLEADKMRTQILNDLGFKVIRFTNEEVLLDIDNVLKIITAATNSLPFGEGRGGASIPHVLVMTATPIPRTLAMTFYGDLDVSVIDELPAGRKPIKTIHKYDSSRLRVFGMMEEEIKKGRQVYVVYPLINESEKLDYKDLMDGYDSILRRFPMPQYQVSIVHGQMKSDAKDFEMQRFVKGETQIMVATTVIEVGVNVPNASVMVIESAERFGLSQLHQLRGRVGRGAEQSYCILMSGNKLSPEGKLRLETMVRTNDGFEIAEVDLKLRGPGDIQGTQQSGLLNLKIADLARDGQILQAARNQAVEILKEDANLKLEKNYRLVHALNNIKRNKKNWSRIS; encoded by the coding sequence TTGAATAACCATTTACTTGATACCAAAATTGAATTTCTGAAAGGCGTTGGTCCTTCAAGAGCAGAATTGTTACAGCAAGAATTAGGCATTTATACTTTTGGTCAATTATTAGAATATTACCCTTTTCGATACATCGATAAATCAAAAGTTTATCAAATTGCCGACATCAATTCCGATCAAGCCCACATCCAGTTAAAAGGTAAAATTACCAACATTCAAACCATAGGCGAAAAACGAGCAAAACGAATGGTAGCAAGATTAAAAGATGCTACTGGAGAAATTGAATTGGTATGGTTTAAAGGGATAAAATGGCTGTCTTCATCCATTAAAATAAATCAAGAATACATTGTTTTTGGTAAACCGACTTATTTTAGAAACAGCTACAACATTACACATCCAGAAATGGAATTGGTTGAGCAATCGTTAGTGGCAAATGCTATCAGTTTACAAGGCGTCTATTATTCATCAGAAAAGCTGACCAATAAAGGATTATCCGCCAAAGGGATTCATAAAATACAGCAAAATTTAATTGCACAAATTAAAGGCTGCATACAAGAAACCTTACCTGATGAATTGCTGAACAAACTAAAACTATTACCTAAAGAAATTGCATTAATCAATGCTCATGCACCAGAGAATGAACAAATGTTGCAACGCGCATTATTTCGGTTAAAATTTGAAGAGTTGTTTTTTCTACAACTACGCTTATTACGACAAAAAGTAGTGAAAACTCAAGCCTTAAAAGGACACGTATTTAGTGATGTTGGTGAAACATTTAATACCTTTTACAACAATTATTTGCCTTTCGAATTAACCAACGCACAAAAACGTGTTATTAAAGAAATACGTAAAGACATCGGCTCTGGAAAACACATGAACAGGCTTTTGCAAGGAGATGTGGGTAGTGGAAAAACAGTAGTTGCTTTACTAACCATGTTAATTGCTATTGACAATGGTTATCAAGCTTGTTTAATTGCTCCCACCGAAATTTTAGCAACGCAGCATTATTTAGGTTTATCAGAGCTGCTGCAAGACATGAACGTAACCATTGAGTTACTGACTGGCTCAACAAAAAAAGCGAAAAGAGCGGAAATAAATACCACTTTACTCGATGGCTCATTAAATATTTTGGTTGGAACGCATGCCTTGCTCGAAGACCATGTACAGTTTAATAAACTGGGCTATGTAGTAGTCGATGAACAGCACCGTTTTGGTGTAGCACAACGAGCAAAATTATGGGCAAAAACAAGTAGCCCCTCCAACCTTCCGTCAGCTGACGGAGAGGCTTTAAAAAAAGTGCTCTATAAATACCAAACTGCTCGACCTTCAATTTATTCACTATTAAAAGCGAATCAACAAGAAAGAAAAAAACAAACTACTGAAGCAGAGCAAGTATTATGGCTTAACCTTAAAACAAAACAACTTGGTTCTAAATTTAGACGACAACACATTATTGACGAGTTTATTGTTGATTTTGTTTCTTTAGAAAAAAACTTAGTTATAGAGGTTGACGGAAAATATCATAACTCTCCAGAACAACTAGAAGCCGATAAAATGAGAACTCAAATTCTGAATGATTTGGGTTTTAAAGTTATTCGCTTTACCAACGAAGAGGTATTGTTAGACATCGACAATGTCCTCAAAATAATTACAGCAGCTACTAACTCCCTCCCCTTTGGGGAGGGTCGGGGTGGGGCATCCATCCCTCACGTCTTGGTAATGACTGCTACCCCAATACCAAGAACATTAGCCATGACTTTCTATGGCGATTTGGATGTTTCGGTAATTGATGAGTTACCAGCTGGACGAAAACCTATAAAAACCATTCACAAATACGATTCTTCACGTTTGAGGGTATTTGGAATGATGGAAGAAGAAATTAAAAAAGGCAGACAGGTTTATGTGGTTTATCCCTTAATCAACGAATCGGAAAAACTTGATTATAAAGATTTAATGGATGGTTACGACAGTATATTACGCCGTTTTCCGATGCCTCAATACCAAGTAAGTATAGTACACGGACAAATGAAATCGGATGCCAAAGATTTTGAAATGCAGCGATTTGTAAAAGGTGAAACTCAAATAATGGTGGCTACCACTGTTATTGAAGTTGGCGTAAACGTTCCCAATGCCAGTGTAATGGTTATTGAAAGTGCCGAGCGATTTGGTTTATCGCAATTGCACCAATTACGTGGAAGAGTTGGGCGTGGGGCAGAACAATCGTATTGTATTTTAATGAGTGGAAACAAATTAAGCCCCGAAGGCAAATTACGATTAGAAACCATGGTAAGAACCAACGATGGCTTTGAAATTGCCGAAGTAGATTTAAAATTGCGTGGACCTGGCGACATACAAGGCACCCAACAAAGTGGTCTGCTCAACTTAAAAATTGCCGATTTAGCTCGCGACGGACAAATATTACAAGCAGCACGCAACCAAGCCGTAGAAATTTTAAAAGAAGATGCCAACCTAAAACTAGAAAAAAACTACCGATTGGTACATGCTTTAAACAACATTAAACGCAACAAAAAAAACTGGAGCAGGATTTCTTGA
- a CDS encoding helix-turn-helix transcriptional regulator gives MNKLSEFVKKRRKHLGLTQEDLSFKAGVGLRFVRDLEQGKQSLQMDKVNQILSLFGHELGPVQSERNEP, from the coding sequence ATGAACAAACTAAGTGAATTTGTAAAAAAAAGAAGAAAACATCTTGGGTTAACTCAAGAAGATCTTTCATTCAAAGCCGGTGTAGGACTGAGGTTTGTAAGGGACCTTGAACAAGGGAAACAAAGCTTACAAATGGATAAAGTGAATCAAATATTATCATTATTTGGCCATGAACTTGGTCCAGTACAATCAGAAAGAAACGAGCCGTAA
- a CDS encoding HipA N-terminal domain-containing protein, whose product MKKAKVYMYDEMAGILTEDENGFHFLYDQSYLKSKEAEPVSLTLPLTDKEFESKTMFPFFDGLIPEGWLLDIAQKNWKLNSRDRMEILLKACQDCIGAVSIEAI is encoded by the coding sequence ATGAAGAAAGCTAAAGTATATATGTATGATGAAATGGCTGGTATCCTTACAGAAGATGAAAATGGATTTCATTTTCTATATGATCAATCTTATCTAAAATCAAAAGAAGCCGAACCTGTTAGTTTGACTCTACCTCTTACAGACAAAGAATTTGAAAGCAAAACAATGTTCCCTTTTTTTGACGGGTTAATACCAGAGGGTTGGTTATTGGATATCGCTCAAAAAAATTGGAAATTAAATTCCAGGGACAGAATGGAAATATTATTAAAAGCATGTCAAGATTGTATCGGGGCCGTATCAATTGAAGCAATTTAA
- a CDS encoding HipA domain-containing protein — MENKCLYCYKEINSTELKTPAGKQGYHPKCSKIFYGNSTPPILDFTEDQILELAEQVIKSQRTVTGVQPKISLGLSNEIDTPERFTIVGLWGEYILKPQTNLYSNLPEIEDLTMHLAEISKIKTVQHSLVKFKSGQLAYITKRIDRNNGKKSHMEDMCQLTERLTEHKYKGSYEQVAKAIKKYTANPGLDVTNYYELVLFSFLTGNNDMHLKNFSLLKRNLTYDLCPAYDLVASELVMEGDDEDLALNLNGKKKKIKRKDFESAMKGAGLEEKVIENIFKKYKKLLPKWSKFIDESFLPDPMKNDYKILINQKSIQIEL, encoded by the coding sequence ATGGAAAACAAATGTCTTTACTGTTACAAGGAAATCAATTCAACAGAGTTAAAAACTCCAGCTGGGAAACAAGGTTATCACCCAAAGTGTAGTAAAATATTTTACGGAAATTCTACTCCACCAATTTTAGATTTTACAGAAGATCAAATATTAGAACTAGCAGAACAAGTAATAAAGAGTCAAAGAACAGTAACGGGTGTTCAACCAAAAATTTCACTTGGATTAAGCAATGAAATAGATACACCTGAACGTTTTACAATTGTTGGGCTATGGGGGGAATACATTTTAAAACCTCAAACCAACTTATATTCTAATCTTCCAGAAATTGAAGATTTAACAATGCATTTGGCTGAAATTAGCAAAATCAAAACGGTTCAACATTCTCTGGTAAAATTCAAATCAGGGCAATTAGCTTATATCACCAAACGAATTGACAGAAATAATGGTAAAAAATCACACATGGAAGACATGTGTCAATTAACAGAAAGGCTAACCGAACATAAATACAAAGGGTCATATGAACAAGTTGCGAAAGCAATTAAAAAGTATACAGCCAATCCAGGCTTAGATGTAACGAATTATTATGAACTAGTTCTTTTCAGTTTTTTAACCGGAAACAACGATATGCATCTAAAAAACTTCTCCTTATTAAAAAGAAATTTGACATATGACTTGTGCCCCGCTTATGACTTAGTTGCATCTGAACTAGTTATGGAAGGAGACGATGAAGACCTTGCATTAAATCTAAATGGGAAAAAGAAAAAAATTAAACGGAAAGATTTTGAAAGCGCTATGAAAGGGGCTGGACTTGAAGAAAAAGTAATTGAAAATATTTTTAAAAAATATAAGAAACTACTTCCTAAGTGGTCCAAATTTATAGACGAAAGCTTTTTACCTGACCCAATGAAAAATGACTATAAAATTTTGATTAATCAAAAATCAATTCAAATTGAACTATAA
- a CDS encoding class I SAM-dependent methyltransferase, which produces MNPYQETFETWNKIAQLYEEKFMDLALYNQSYDAFCALLEKDNPKLLEIGCGPGNITKYLLSKHPHFNILGIDVAPNMVQLAKKNNPTAQFEVMDTRNLNTITTTFDAIVCGFCLPYLSNEECSTLIRDCNNLLTERGILYISFVEGNEKDSGYKTSNSGDRVFFNYHSLKQLEADLNLNAFTIEKTIKVDYPKQNDVEVHTIVIAKKKPLQK; this is translated from the coding sequence ATGAATCCATACCAAGAAACATTCGAAACCTGGAACAAAATAGCCCAATTGTACGAAGAAAAATTTATGGATTTAGCTTTGTACAACCAAAGCTACGATGCCTTTTGTGCTTTGTTAGAAAAAGACAACCCAAAACTATTGGAAATTGGTTGCGGTCCTGGCAACATTACCAAATATTTATTATCCAAACATCCTCATTTTAACATCTTGGGTATTGATGTTGCTCCAAACATGGTACAATTGGCTAAAAAGAACAACCCAACTGCTCAATTTGAAGTAATGGATACTCGTAACCTAAATACTATAACGACAACTTTTGATGCTATTGTTTGTGGGTTTTGCCTACCTTATCTTTCCAACGAAGAATGTTCTACATTGATAAGAGATTGCAACAACCTGCTTACCGAAAGAGGAATACTTTACATTAGTTTTGTAGAGGGCAATGAAAAAGATTCTGGCTACAAAACCAGTAACAGTGGCGATAGGGTTTTCTTTAATTACCATTCCTTAAAACAACTTGAAGCTGATTTAAACTTGAACGCTTTTACCATTGAAAAAACAATAAAGGTAGATTATCCCAAACAAAATGATGTTGAAGTACATACCATCGTTATTGCAAAAAAGAAGCCTTTACAAAAGTAA
- a CDS encoding phosphoglucomutase/phosphomannomutase family protein codes for MAKIKFGTDGWRAIIAKDFTVDNVARVAIGTATWLKHNFKKPSVVVGHDCRFAGELFAETTAKVLANAGIKVYLAKDFVSTPMVSLGTLKQKASLGVVLTASHNPPSYNGYKLKGSFGGPLLPKEIQEVEDLIPEANTINLEILDINKLIEKGMIEYIDLETMYVNHVEANFDMESIRKSKLNFAYDAMYGAGQNVMRRLLPEIDFLHCDHNPGFEGVAPEPIHRNLIEFSEMIKLSDGQINCGLATDGDADRIGLYDSKGEFVDSHHIILLLIKYLVEEKKLKGKVVNAFSVTPKVKKMCDYFGLDYQVVQIGFKNIAGIMVKEDVLLGGEESGGIAVKGHIPERDGIWMGLIIWEYMVKSGKTLEQLIEDVYKIVGAFKFERIDLHLTEADKQRIMKNCSTNAYKKFGDLEVRKVEDIDGYKFFFDNDEWVMIRPSGTEPVLRTYAEAATTERAFKILEKTHQEFKA; via the coding sequence ATGGCAAAAATTAAATTTGGAACGGACGGTTGGAGAGCAATAATAGCTAAAGATTTTACCGTTGATAATGTGGCTCGAGTAGCAATAGGAACAGCAACGTGGTTAAAACATAATTTTAAAAAGCCATCGGTAGTGGTAGGGCACGATTGTAGGTTTGCTGGCGAACTTTTTGCTGAAACTACGGCTAAAGTATTGGCTAATGCAGGAATTAAAGTTTATTTGGCTAAAGATTTTGTTTCTACACCAATGGTAAGTTTAGGAACGTTGAAACAAAAAGCTTCGTTGGGAGTTGTGTTAACAGCTTCTCACAATCCACCATCGTACAACGGTTACAAACTAAAAGGTAGTTTTGGAGGACCTCTTTTGCCAAAAGAGATTCAAGAAGTGGAAGATTTAATTCCTGAAGCCAATACCATTAATTTAGAAATACTTGACATCAATAAATTGATAGAGAAAGGAATGATAGAGTACATTGATTTAGAAACGATGTATGTTAACCATGTTGAAGCTAATTTTGATATGGAAAGCATCAGAAAATCTAAATTGAATTTTGCTTATGATGCTATGTATGGTGCTGGGCAAAATGTAATGCGAAGATTGTTACCTGAAATTGATTTTTTACATTGCGATCATAATCCAGGTTTTGAGGGAGTTGCTCCAGAACCAATCCACCGAAATTTGATTGAATTTTCTGAAATGATTAAACTATCGGACGGACAAATTAATTGTGGATTAGCTACCGATGGCGATGCTGACAGAATTGGTTTGTACGATAGTAAAGGAGAATTTGTAGATTCTCATCATATTATTTTGTTATTAATCAAATATTTGGTTGAAGAGAAAAAATTGAAAGGTAAAGTAGTGAATGCGTTTTCGGTAACACCAAAAGTGAAAAAAATGTGCGATTATTTTGGACTAGATTACCAAGTGGTGCAAATTGGCTTCAAAAATATTGCTGGTATAATGGTTAAAGAAGATGTGTTGTTGGGTGGTGAAGAGTCGGGTGGTATTGCGGTAAAAGGTCATATTCCTGAGCGAGATGGTATATGGATGGGATTGATTATTTGGGAATACATGGTTAAATCGGGTAAAACATTAGAACAATTGATTGAAGATGTTTACAAAATTGTAGGAGCGTTTAAATTTGAGCGTATCGACTTGCATTTAACAGAAGCAGATAAGCAACGTATCATGAAAAATTGTTCGACCAATGCTTACAAAAAGTTTGGCGATTTAGAAGTGCGTAAAGTTGAAGATATTGATGGCTATAAGTTTTTCTTTGATAATGACGAGTGGGTAATGATTCGACCATCGGGTACAGAGCCTGTTTTAAGAACCTATGCAGAGGCTGCAACTACGGAACGAGCATTTAAAATACTGGAGAAAACTCACCAAGAGTTTAAAGCATAA
- a CDS encoding DinB family protein, which translates to MESLKEHNFADYFNHYISLVKEENFLKALKISHKEVKKAMKNITEEQGNFAYAKKKWTIKELLVHIIDTERIFCERALRFARQDKTELPGFDHDLYVLNSGANQRTLKDILKEYKAVRKSTLTLFSNFNEKMLNQSGTANGNKLTVLSIAYIISGHELHHLNILKEKYLTV; encoded by the coding sequence ATGGAAAGCTTAAAAGAACACAATTTTGCTGATTATTTTAATCACTACATTAGTTTAGTAAAAGAAGAAAATTTTCTGAAGGCATTAAAAATTTCTCACAAAGAGGTTAAAAAAGCCATGAAAAACATAACTGAAGAACAAGGTAATTTTGCTTATGCTAAAAAGAAATGGACGATTAAAGAATTGTTGGTACATATTATTGATACCGAACGTATTTTTTGCGAAAGAGCATTGCGTTTTGCTAGACAAGATAAAACAGAATTACCTGGCTTCGACCATGATTTATACGTATTAAATTCGGGTGCAAACCAAAGAACACTTAAAGATATTTTAAAAGAATATAAAGCTGTTCGAAAATCAACTTTAACCTTGTTTAGCAACTTTAATGAAAAAATGCTAAATCAATCAGGTACTGCTAATGGTAATAAACTAACCGTTTTATCTATAGCGTACATCATTTCTGGACATGAGTTACACCACCTTAATATATTAAAAGAGAAATACCTGACCGTTTGA